From Periophthalmus magnuspinnatus isolate fPerMag1 chromosome 1, fPerMag1.2.pri, whole genome shotgun sequence:
cataaaatacaaatttttaCCCAAAACATGTACTCAAGAAAGAGTATTATAACTTCAaagtaacattactcaagtacaagccTGGCAGCATTTCTAGCCCTTCTAGTATTTTTAAAGTGCACAATGTCATGTTTCTGGTCCactgcctgcttgtttccatccCTTGACTAGAATCTTCCACAGTTTGACTtctctattttgcatttattaaattattggtGTTGATTCATCTACTTTAGTTTagcttaatgtcatactgtggagtattctaggcaaagcaatcacatttCCGTGGAGACGGTCAGGCGGTGGACCCCCCACCGGAACATTTGCATAGTGCTTTAAGTTGTGAGCAAATTTTTTGGAAGTACAGCTCAATagtgttttagtattgatataataaccaaatgtgttttacaaGACCAAAATATGGCAAAAGGAATATTGTGTCTCTactaaatattattttgtattaaattatacaaaaacTTGCACAAATAATTGAGTTTAGTAGAGTAGAGATTATGGACATTTAGCTTATCTGAAAGACATTGCACTTAAACCCTTGTTTGTTTATACATAAAGTCTGTCAGAAATCGCACTATTGACCTGTAGACAGACtcatacatttactcaagtagctttttaaagaaattctaCTTtccagcagcatacttttactcctacttgagtaatatttttattgaagtaacagtattcttacttgagtaaaacttgTGGTTACTTTTCCCACTCGTGTGCGGTGTCCGAgcgactctgagctgctctgtcatatCGTGAATTTGTTATCACTAAaaatcaccatagcaacagccaataaaacagagcgaCAGGGCAGAGTGACTGATACAGAGgcgcaagatacaaactcaggaaacagtgaaaataatttaaagacgaCTTTATGACTCATCTCTGGTAAAGTTGTGAAATGAAACTGCAGCATATCTTCCATATTATACATTCAAATTTGCCCTCCATTAATAATGACCCTCAGTCCATAAAACAGTGCCGTGAATCCAGTTTGAGGCatagtttaaaaagtaaaaagtagatcTTCACGCGTGTGTGTACATAAATTAGCaatagtgactctacttcctgtgtttaTCTCCAGCCTTCTGTGCCTTAAAATCTGAACTACTGCACTACACTtcactaataataatgacagaGTTTTGACTTATATCTAAACTGGAAGTGCAATGCTCTGATCTTTGGAACACTTTAGCGTCTTAAAGGGagttgttttactgtagacaggaaacagctgttgcgAGCTTcactcacaacttttagcttgtgacGTGTGTCCCTGCCATCTCTTACTGTAGTGTTTGTGCTCGGAGATTTAAACTCTCATCTGATTCTCTGTGTGTCTGCGGTCTACGCTTTTTGTGGCACCTTTAAAAATCCTTTAAGAATCCTGTTGTGACtggtttaaatataaaaaataaacaatatagaGTTAAAGTATGGAATCGTTTTATCTTCTCACATGATCAGTGTAACATATATTATTGGCaagaagttgttgttttttttctataaccCTACTCAAGTTTAATTGACTAAATGTACCCGATGTGCACAGACCAGGCCACAGATCCACAGTACCCTGAGGACAGCTGGGAGACCGTCCAGGCCTTCTACCAGACGGTCAAGCAGCAGCCAGATGGGTAAGCACCACACTCACCACTACACTGGACTACACTGGACCACACTGGACTACACTGGACCACACTGGACCACACTGGACTACACTGGACTACACTGGACCACACTGGACCACACTGGACCACACTGGACCACACTGGACCACACTGGACCACGCTGGACCACGCTGGACCACGCTGGACCACACTGGACTACACTGGACTACACTGGACTACACTGGACTACACTGGACCACACTGGACCACACTGTGTTGCACTGGGCCACACTGGACCACACTGGACTACACTGGACTGCACTGGACTGCACTGGACTGCACTGGACTACACTGGACTACACTGGACTACACTGGACTACACTGGACCACACTGGACTACACTGGACTACACTGGACTACACTGGACCACACTGGACTACACTGGACCACACTGGACTACACTGGACCGCACTGGACTGCACTGGACTGCACTGGACTACACTGGACTACACTGGACCACACTGGACTACACTGGACTACACTGGACCACACTGTGTTGCACTGGGCCACACTGGACCACACAAGACCACACAGACAGCTGTGACCTGTGCTCTGCCTTGCTGTGTGACTGTAGAGTGTGTTTGGGCTGCacgatttgtgaaaaatatctaattgagGTTTTTCTGATTaacattgtgattgtgattagatttgtgatttgtgttgtaattatGTGATTCCGTTCaaggttcacattttaaacacaaccaaaagaattgacaaaaagacagaaatctgaactgacgaactaatgcaagaatcacatttcagagtatgtttgtacagatctaaagtacagggttggcagtttttatgcagaataagacgggAGATTTGGAGAAAATTGTGGTACTTCAAAATTGTGGtaactgcagcctttgagaTTTGCTGTTCTTCTCCATTCGATTTCGATTTGATCATGATTCATTGTGCAGTGGGTGTGTAAGTGCTGCTGGTGGTTGGAGGGACCGATGACTCAGCTCAGCAGTCACACTTCGGTCAGTCTagtccagggcagctgtggctactgaAGTATCTTACCCGCACCAAGTAGGAAGTGTTGGAAGTTtgcatgttataatattgttccctcatcaaaaacaagcctgaagaggttttagatgtcattcaggCATGCTCTAGTAATCTATCGAGCTCTGTAAAATGTAAGATTGCAAGGCTGCACGTTGATTGTGTTGTATATATAGCGCACTGAAGGGTGAGTGTcttagcacagggagcaaagggaggtgggagtcagagtgtcaaaaacaaaactgaaactaatttaatacattgttttgggtgaatatataattttcaaaacagtaaaaggtaacatggtgatctgaatatgttatCCGTTGGCAGTTAACACctcataaaagtgtaatacgccctctgtaaataaatacatctaaaGTTAAAGGACTAAAATATTACTCTTGAAGTCTGCTCTCTACACATTGATGCAgtgttatgtgtttgcagtCCACAGGTGGCGCTGCGGCTCCTGGCTCATAAGATCCAGTCCCCTCAGGAGCGAGAGGCCCTCAAGGCGCTCACGGTGAGTCTGTACTGCACGTAAACAATCAGGGCAGTGATGTATGTAGTGTAAAAGCAGTACTTTAAGTAATGAAAgtaattataaaacatgaattacaAACTTGTAAGAAAGAGCCATGTGTGTAACTATATGACACTTTGGGGTGAGAACTGATTGGCTGTGCTTAACCTTTGTttaaaaaagctgttctaaagctctAATTTTGGTGAAGAAAATGTGCATGTGAAaactaaaaatgtgcaaaaggaTTTGTGAGAGCTGGGACCAAGTCTGATAgagttaaagtgggactaaacacctaggtccacccacaaccacatttgaaATAGGCTCTTTTCCAAACCAGTTCCTCATTCCTTTTCCTCCCCAGTCTTGGTGAGGTTCCTTCATTAGAGCGCTCGGTGCAGAACAGACGTGCCTCTTTACCGTGAAAGCACGGCCCACAAATGTTGCCATTATTAAAGTTTCATATtaaattaatcattttaatacCACATGGGCACTagagcagtttgttttgtttctgtgcaGAATACACACATGACTGCATGGGTCTTTGACAGTTGGAAACTCATCAGAAAATACCTTACTTATGAAAGTAAGGTATTTTCCAGCACAATAACGGCACATTTCATCTCACAAGcagtttttgcagtttttctttcatttagttTCCACTTGGCACTATTGATTCATGTTTACACATCTCAATAAATGTGCACATCTGCAGGCTGCTCTGTGGATCTATTCAATCATGTTtcactgtcacagagaaaagggATGATACATGAGAGTTtaatatgtgtgtattttcacTTGTGCATAGAGGCTagtacaggggtgtcaaactcattttcacaaagggccacatcagcaaaatggttgttctcaaagggccagatgtaactaactgtaagataaatgtcactaaatgtaaccaaacttaatgtaattttttttttatcttgttaattaaccgtttctatatttatcgcttattcaagtttcaaatattgcatatggatttgcatagagatgaaaaaaatgtctgtttaactctgtatctaatgataaactgacattttaacacagtcataccttttaatttcctttgtcgtgggccacataaaatgacgtggcgggccgcatttggcccacgggccttgagtttgacacatgtgggctAGTACAAAATAATGTGAGTCAAACATTTGCAGTAAGGAGTTTTCAAGCACCAGTAAAAACCTGTCTGATGTCAATGCGGTTTTCCCTTTCACCTGAAAAAGTCTGCGATTAAATATATCAATTAAGACTTTCACTCTTCTTAATAAATGTGGTGTGTTTTGCATGTCGGACTGCTCCCTACTGTTACACACACCTGTTAAGTCGACTCCCTGTGAAGGAGCTGATAAGCCACTTCTTCTCACTGTTCGTCCGTTTTTTAACAGCACTTGATGTGGCAGCTCCTTCGCTGGAACACGCAAAATGAGGATTAGTGCGTAcgaaaaggaaggaggaggtggTTTGGAAAGGGCCATAGAGCTGCTAcgctgggcagtacctggaggaaattTACCAATTTTGaataaagttgccaaaaaatggTTAGATAGAGTAAATAATgctttaaaacaccatatatacagtttattagCAAGAAAGGGAATactgtttagttccactttaatacaaatttgAACCTTAACCAGTACCGTGTCTCCTCATCTGTGCTGACCTCAGTAGTGAGAGcagagctgtgaaactgttatTCATGTGTAAGTGTGACTGGTTCTCATAAGACTCTTGTGAATGAAGCAGTGTGTCCCCATCTTCTGTGCTCATTGTTTCTGATGGAGCGTGTCCAATCAGGCAAGCTCCTATGCTCATGTGACTTTACATTCTATTAGATATGTCAtttttccatttatatttatacactttatttgctctttggtctcatgaagatgttttaaatgtgctttataaataaaataaacattgaccCAGGTCTTCTGCGTGTTTGTGCAGGTCCTGGAGGCGTGCATGAACGAATGTGGCCAGAAGTTCCACAATGAGGTGGCCAAGTTCAGGTTCCTCAACGAGCTCATCAAAGTGCTCTCTCCAAAGGTACTGGAGATACAGCCTCTGAAGAGACATTtcaagtgggactaaacacctactctccacccacaaacacattttaaatagagctgctaCACTAGGTAGtacttggaggactaaaggggagagtgaagggaaggaggggtggggtctctTGGTATAAGGAactgtgtgattggtctaataaTCAGAAAGACCTGTAATCAAgtcagtcttgtgtgatgtcacatagtgctTACAATTGCaatggccactggaggcagtaCACTTACAATATTTCATCAGGCAGTGAATGCAGTGTGGCAATGCCTATTCACTTTTAATGcacccttaaaaaaaaaaaaagtatgtgcaGTTTTTACACTTGCGTAGGGTGAAATGTGCATGCAGTGTGTCCTGGGCCTAAGCCTGTCCTtgaacctggactggaccaggctaAGATTCCTGCATCAGTTTCCATAGTGGCTGATCCAAAGTCTGGGTGAGCCTCAGCCTGGTTTATGAAACTGAAATGACAACAAATATGTCGGATATATAGCCAAAAAAGCCTGAGTTGTGCAGTAAAGCAGCATTATGAAACATCCCCCTGGTTAGAACTAACACTCTCTGTTACATAATCGTGTTTCCTCCACTGGCTGTGGACCACTGCCCCAGAAAAGGAGCCTACAGCCTCTCTGTGACTGTGTAACTCTAACCACTGCGTTTCTTACACTTCCTCTGGCTGCAACTAACACACACGCTTTTGTAAGCTTATGCACTGAAGAAACTGCCCCACAGCCGATGTCACTAGTTCAGTGATTTGCATCAGAGAGATGGTTTGATTCATGCTTTACTAAAGAGGAgttattgtgcaaaatttgtagctttttaccatgttatagcgttgttccctcatcaaaaacaagcctgaaatggttttagatgtcatccatgtatgtctgagtaatttagcgatctctcccgggcactaTCTGAacccttacggttagcagtacatTCCTATCCAAAGCTCAGCTCACAAGCCTTTTTCACCCATACTCCCATACAGCACAGTTTCTCCCACAATTTTCCTTAAATACACACAAGTAGGATCTAAAataacacactacaacttcacaaacctgatgcttgTACTAAGAAGCTGACAGAACCTATCATGGATACATTTCCCTTACCAGGATTGACCCAGATATGAGTGTTTCTGGAAGCTAATGCTATAGATGTCTCTGCTAAATGTGTCTCTGCTAAAtgagttatgttttaataataaataccccACAAATGTGTAATACTCACTCTTTAAGTCCAGGGCCGTACTGTATATGTGTGAATATGTATCTATTTATGTGCAGTACTTCGGCGCGTGGAGCCCGGAGAGGGTGAAGGAACGCCTGGTGGAGGTGCTGTACGGATGGACCCTGTGGCTCCGAGACCAGCCCAAGATCCAAGAAGCCTACAACATGCTCAAGAAACAGGGTAGGCCTCGGACGGTCTGATAAGAGCCTAGTGTGAAGAACAGAGTCAGAAGTTTGAGgcagaagtttggacacagtttttaaattttgttgtatacattgtagattctcactgaagcattaaaaaatgaatggcacatatggaatgtagtaaacaaaaattaactaaaaaaaaaagccacccAAGTACATCTTCATCTGCAATGCACCTCGCTGTTGTCACACAGATATAGTGAAGAAAGACCCCAAGCTGTCCAGCACCCTGATCATGCCCCCCGCCCCCAACAGAAGCTCCACCTCCATATTCGAGCAGGACGACACCACCAAGGTAACGGCTCTGTTCTGTTAGGATTTGTCCCTTACACATGAGATGAACATACTAACAGTGTTTTTGGCTGCAGCTGCTGGACAGATTGTTGAAGAGTGGCCGACCTGAGGATCTGGAAACTGCAAACCGACTCATCAAGAGCGCCATGCAAGCTGTGAGTGTGTACAGTCACCACTAAACTAAGCATGTCCAGAAAGAAATAGGTTATTTCTCTAtgaagacaataaaacacatcttaCACTCTACTAAAAATctactgtatttttatgtttgtgcacaggagcaggagcgagcAGCCAGGGTGCAGAGAAGGGAGGACCTTCTGAAGGAGGCCCATGACAGTAGCAGACAACTCCAGGAGATGTTAGAGACCCAGAAGACACCCACCCAGAAGTCGAGTGAGAACATCCAGGTACTACCATTGCATCAAATGTTTCCAAAGTGTTTTGTGGTGTCAATttaaacactgaaacactgacTTTAAAAACCCAGATGAGGTGCAAACATCATACCAGGATTTAAAGTGTGACTCTCTGCATGCGTTTACTCTGTACAGGGCCTGTTTGAGCGCTGTGATAGGCTCCGCCCCACTCTGTTCCGATTAGCAAGTGAGACGACGGAGGACGACATGGCTCTGTCTCAGGTCCTAGAGGCTAACGACGAGCTAACACTAGCCCTAAAGGCTTACAGAGCCCACATGAGCACACAGAGTGAAGCAGCAGAGAGGAAGGCTGTGGAACGGAGCCCAGGTCAGACTCCCCACTGGTGAACAGGGCATGCAAACAAGCTCAAGTTAACCATGAGCCATAAAGACTATTCcatttcctcctgctcctgccagTCGTAGCCCGGTACTGTTGCCCCTCAGCCAATCACCTCTCTTTTCATACTAGGCTCCATCCCAGTTCTGTTTTATCTGGGAATCATCTGAGATTCATAGATCCATACTCCCCATCCTTCCCACATATCTGACATCTCTACCTGCTTCTGCCTAAGACCTAAAGAGttcatttaatacattttaatcgtgttagcagtacgatcctgTCAGGCTCAGCTAACTGGCTTatgtcactcatgctcccacatgacaattttccataaatttacaaatcatgattcaaaacaatacatcacgacttcacaaacctgatgtgatgtgcagttgtttcattagcgggatgcatgctgattgtgttgtgaggGGAATTGAGGGGGAATTCGGAGtgtcaaaaactaaactgaaattgatgacacattttaatacattgtttgtggcaaatatagcattttcaaaacaataaaaggtaacatggagctctaaatatgttgtgtattaacagttaataacccatagaagtgtaatatctCCTCTCTTTTGTGTTGGTTTCCAGTGTCCAGCCCCAGAGAAGTGAAGTCGTACCACCTGATAGACTTTTCCTCTCTGGACCCTGAGCTCAGGACCCACTCACCTGTGCAGGGGGAGGAGCCACACTGCTCCCCTGtgcagggggaggggccacacCGCTCACCTGTGCAAGGAGAAGGGCCACACTGCTCACCTGTGCAGGATGAGGGGCCTCATCACTCACCTGtgcagggggaggggccagggcaGGTCAGAGGTCGCACAGAGGTCACAACAGATTGTCCCTCACAGAAAAAATCTTACCTGGAGGAGCTGATCCAGGTGAGATTTAGAGGTTATAGGTTATAGCGTAAAAATGAACTGTCCCGAAGTGAGTGtaacttgttgttgttgacagCTGGATGAAGAAGTCTTTGGTCCTGACGAGGGGAGGTGCCAGAGTGAGCCTATCACCAACGGGACTCACCACTGGTAACTAGGCAACCACAAGCATATAGTACATTTGGTTAGAAGtttcaatttgatttgatttgtatcTTTAAACTAAATTTCTGTCTTCAAACTAACTTGGAGAGGCATTCAGCTGCTTGTTTGGCGCATGCTCCGCTACGACAGCACTACCTGAGCACCGTctgacttgtttgtttgtttctgttggtGTTTGGGGGGTTTTCT
This genomic window contains:
- the LOC117376592 gene encoding ADP-ribosylation factor-binding protein GGA3-like isoform X1 — its product is MASAHSPASLETLLNQATDPQYPEDSWETVQAFYQTVKQQPDGPQVALRLLAHKIQSPQEREALKALTVLEACMNECGQKFHNEVAKFRFLNELIKVLSPKYFGAWSPERVKERLVEVLYGWTLWLRDQPKIQEAYNMLKKQDIVKKDPKLSSTLIMPPAPNRSSTSIFEQDDTTKLLDRLLKSGRPEDLETANRLIKSAMQAEQERAARVQRREDLLKEAHDSSRQLQEMLETQKTPTQKSSENIQGLFERCDRLRPTLFRLASETTEDDMALSQVLEANDELTLALKAYRAHMSTQSEAAERKAVERSPVSSPREVKSYHLIDFSSLDPELRTHSPVQGEEPHCSPVQGEGPGQVRGRTEVTTDCPSQKKSYLEELIQLDEEVFGPDEGRCQSEPITNGTHHWSQSHGRPYLDSSMSLKKSSSPVRTEEPSLQNVFVPVHSIRASHVEPITVLDQAGVHVSLHFSREPPVGRPTVAVLVLSTVNTSALRVTGFSFQAAVPKSMCVKLQSASGSELPPYSPLLPPAALSQVLLLDNPQQKAVRLRYKLTLTHGEQQVNESGEISAFPEWSRMIGQ
- the LOC117376592 gene encoding ADP-ribosylation factor-binding protein GGA3-like isoform X2, which translates into the protein MSRRQFDTSPPCHYPCHFSCHCRISLCATRVKTHVWVESLAMASAHSPASLETLLNQATDPQYPEDSWETVQAFYQTVKQQPDGPQVALRLLAHKIQSPQEREALKALTVLEACMNECGQKFHNEVAKFRFLNELIKVLSPKYFGAWSPERVKERLVEVLYGWTLWLRDQPKIQEAYNMLKKQDIVKKDPKLSSTLIMPPAPNRSSTSIFEQDDTTKLLDRLLKSGRPEDLETANRLIKSAMQAEQERAARVQRREDLLKEAHDSSRQLQEMLETQKTPTQKSSENIQGLFERCDRLRPTLFRLASETTEDDMALSQVLEANDELTLALKAYRAHMSTQSEAAERKAVERSPVSSPREVKSYHLIDFSSLDPELRTHSPVQGEEPHCSPVQGEGPHRSPVQGEGPHCSPVQDEGPHHSPVQGEGPGQVRGRTEVTTDCPSQKKSYLEELIQLDEEVFGPDEGRCQSEPITNGTHHWSQSHGRPYLDSSMSLKKSSSPVRTEEPSLQNVFVPVHSIRASHVEPITVLDQAGVHVSLHFSREPPVGRPTVAVLVLSTVNTSALRVTGFSFQAAVPKSMCVKLQSASGSELPPYSPLLPPAALSQVLLLDNPQQKAVRLRYKLTLTHGEQQVNESGEISAFPEWSRMIGQ